In one window of Synergistaceae bacterium DZ-S4 DNA:
- the mnmA gene encoding tRNA 2-thiouridine(34) synthase MnmA: MKYAVKRTSLTDISGWKNSPCKKAVVLMSGGVDSSAAALLLLRQGYSLAGLTMEITENGANAATESAASVCKELSIPHFSVNISGDFKENVINPFCSSYLCGLTPNPCADCNEKIKFGLLLNIAEEMLGNDFSLATGHYARMIVKNGRRYLAAAANRTKDQSYFLSGISGAQLSRILFPLGDFTSKEETRELVRSSGLAVSERPESMEICFADEEGYRAMLSRRPQPGPITDTSGKVIGEHRGIEGYTLGQRKRLGIASRNPLYVISILPETNTIIAAPREDAFRHVVTAGAVNILAPDFLNNDQILYGKIRSQGDTAPCRVLSFDSESLTVLFSEPVFAPAPGQRLAVYTEENYVAAGGVIMASS, encoded by the coding sequence ATGAAGTACGCTGTAAAAAGAACATCCCTGACTGATATCTCCGGCTGGAAAAACTCTCCCTGTAAAAAAGCCGTCGTGCTTATGAGCGGAGGCGTAGATTCGAGCGCTGCCGCGCTTCTGCTTCTGAGGCAAGGATATTCACTGGCAGGCCTGACAATGGAGATAACTGAGAACGGAGCTAATGCTGCAACTGAGTCTGCTGCGTCTGTATGTAAAGAATTATCCATCCCCCACTTTTCTGTAAACATAAGCGGCGATTTCAAAGAGAATGTTATAAACCCTTTCTGCAGTTCATACCTTTGCGGACTTACACCCAACCCCTGTGCGGACTGCAATGAGAAGATAAAGTTCGGTCTTCTCCTGAACATTGCCGAAGAGATGTTGGGAAATGATTTTTCTCTTGCAACCGGGCACTATGCAAGAATGATCGTAAAAAACGGCAGGCGCTACCTTGCGGCCGCTGCAAACAGGACCAAGGACCAGTCGTATTTTTTAAGCGGGATCTCAGGCGCACAATTGTCACGGATACTCTTTCCCCTCGGAGATTTTACGTCAAAAGAAGAGACAAGAGAGCTTGTAAGGTCATCCGGCCTTGCCGTATCGGAACGCCCCGAGAGCATGGAGATATGCTTCGCTGACGAGGAAGGGTACAGGGCGATGCTTTCCCGCCGACCTCAGCCGGGACCGATCACAGACACCTCAGGTAAAGTGATCGGAGAGCACCGGGGCATAGAAGGATACACTCTCGGACAGAGAAAGAGACTGGGTATAGCATCAAGAAATCCCTTATACGTAATATCCATATTGCCGGAAACAAATACCATAATCGCGGCACCGCGGGAAGATGCTTTTCGCCATGTGGTCACTGCAGGAGCGGTCAATATCCTTGCCCCTGATTTTCTGAATAACGATCAGATCTTATATGGCAAGATCAGATCTCAGGGGGATACTGCGCCATGCCGCGTCCTGTCTTTTGACTCTGAGTCCCTGACAGTACTGTTTTCAGAACCTGTATTTGCCCCTGCACCCGGGCAGAGGCTCGCGGTCTACACAGAAGAGAACTATGTGGCTGCGGGAGGCGTGATAATGGCCTCGTCATGA
- a CDS encoding HesA/MoeB/ThiF family protein, producing MPRDHVESLLINVKENGGIKTVPFLACRKIASDFGMKPRDVETAALKNGICPERYRRNIGTIGINGQMKLLGSRAAVIGCGGLGGWIIELLARAGVGEIVMVDPDVFDENNLNRQLFSTEDNIGKPKAIAAASRVAAVNGAVETFAVVEFLDEKNGRSILEGSAIAIDALDNNKGRRNAYAACCGLGIPFVHGAIGGMFGQVGVFYPGDRPLWENDDVPDKGIETETGNPPFTPAFVASLEVSETVKVLTASENGLKGELIWFDLAGLESQRIKICPA from the coding sequence TTGCCGAGAGACCATGTCGAGAGCCTGCTTATCAATGTAAAGGAGAACGGAGGGATAAAAACAGTCCCTTTTCTGGCCTGCCGTAAGATCGCATCTGACTTTGGAATGAAGCCCCGCGATGTTGAGACCGCAGCTTTAAAAAACGGCATTTGTCCTGAAAGATACAGAAGAAACATCGGTACGATAGGCATTAACGGGCAGATGAAGCTCCTTGGCTCACGGGCTGCGGTGATAGGCTGCGGCGGTCTGGGGGGGTGGATAATCGAACTGCTTGCCAGAGCCGGGGTCGGAGAGATAGTTATGGTGGATCCGGATGTATTTGACGAAAACAACCTTAACCGCCAGCTCTTCTCAACAGAGGACAACATCGGGAAGCCGAAAGCCATTGCCGCGGCAAGCAGAGTTGCCGCTGTAAACGGCGCGGTAGAGACATTTGCCGTAGTTGAATTCCTGGATGAAAAAAATGGGCGGAGCATACTTGAGGGTTCAGCAATAGCAATAGATGCTCTTGACAACAACAAGGGGCGAAGGAATGCGTACGCCGCATGCTGCGGTCTGGGGATACCCTTTGTCCACGGAGCGATCGGAGGCATGTTCGGGCAGGTAGGAGTTTTTTACCCCGGCGACAGGCCATTGTGGGAAAACGATGATGTCCCTGACAAGGGTATAGAGACCGAAACGGGCAATCCTCCCTTTACCCCTGCCTTTGTAGCTTCCCTTGAGGTCTCTGAGACCGTAAAGGTCCTGACAGCATCAGAAAATGGATTGAAAGGGGAGCTGATCTGGTTTGACCTGGCGGGGCTGGAATCCCAGAGGATAAAAATATGCCCGGCCTGA
- a CDS encoding membrane dipeptidase: MTVDAHFDVLLDVLAYRKKGEKKVLERRHLQNLKEAGISTLICSLYICENYLPEGALRNALDQISALKEELEESGEHFALCRDSTEASKASKMGRIGIFLSLEGAEPLGNDILLLRTFFDLGVRFIGLTWSRRNYAGDGSSFDPSDAPKCRGGLTKFGRELVMTAQKMGMVVDVSHLNDPGFYEVADMMKLPFIASHSNCRALCGSARNLKDDQIKMIADSGGVIGLNAYSPFVSDSESDRNAGKFFKHLEHIREVASINNVGMGLDLCDCIKSLVIGDQDHLQKDLFADHADAGRRFLGPLREKLDPEEYKAFTCGNFMRVIERVLG, from the coding sequence ATGACAGTCGACGCTCATTTTGATGTGCTGCTTGATGTACTTGCTTACAGAAAAAAGGGAGAAAAGAAGGTACTTGAAAGAAGACATCTCCAAAATTTAAAAGAGGCCGGCATCAGTACGCTTATATGCTCTTTGTACATATGTGAAAATTATTTGCCGGAGGGGGCCCTCCGCAACGCACTTGATCAGATATCCGCACTGAAGGAGGAACTGGAGGAGTCGGGAGAGCATTTTGCACTCTGCAGGGATTCCACAGAAGCAAGTAAAGCTTCAAAGATGGGGAGGATCGGCATATTTCTCTCCCTCGAAGGGGCTGAACCGCTTGGAAATGACATACTGCTGCTGCGGACATTTTTTGACCTTGGGGTGAGATTTATCGGGCTTACATGGTCGCGTAGGAATTATGCGGGAGACGGAAGCAGTTTTGACCCTTCCGATGCTCCGAAGTGCCGGGGCGGCCTGACCAAATTCGGAAGGGAGCTTGTCATGACGGCTCAAAAAATGGGCATGGTCGTCGATGTCAGCCATCTTAACGACCCCGGCTTTTATGAGGTAGCGGATATGATGAAACTGCCTTTCATAGCATCGCATTCGAACTGCCGGGCACTTTGCGGCTCGGCGAGGAACCTGAAGGACGACCAGATAAAAATGATAGCCGATTCCGGCGGGGTAATAGGGCTGAACGCATATTCACCTTTTGTGTCGGACAGCGAAAGCGACCGTAATGCCGGAAAATTTTTTAAGCATCTTGAACACATAAGGGAAGTGGCCTCGATCAACAACGTAGGCATGGGCCTGGATCTCTGTGACTGCATTAAATCGCTTGTCATCGGGGATCAGGATCACCTTCAAAAAGATCTGTTCGCAGACCATGCTGACGCAGGCAGGAGATTTTTAGGACCCCTCAGGGAAAAGTTGGACCCTGAAGAGTATAAGGCCTTTACATGCGGCAATTTTATGAGAGTTATTGAAAGGGTGTTGGGATAA
- a CDS encoding MurR/RpiR family transcriptional regulator: MDSTQLQNLLMERAHTMPNKARRVAEYLLANMREASFRSIGDIAEELKVSKAQLVRVAQMLGFSGYAELKTCLQKAILEQINPAALLARAVSSGGSFPESLYRAEHANLDDTMAQLSPEDTEKFCDLVSSADTVYCVGWGISSLVVELLQMRLSVMGRKAVFVHRGSLSMWEQARCIGEGDLVVVCELPSYAVEVTEAVEMAHKNGAKVVTITDSAAAPVCRNAELSFFVSANSPTFGSSIIGPLFLTHVLASALAITLEADAKRHLEEQAEFLHDERIFHPIFGLRY, translated from the coding sequence ATGGACAGCACACAGCTTCAGAACCTTCTCATGGAAAGGGCACACACGATGCCCAACAAAGCAAGACGGGTGGCAGAATACCTTCTTGCCAATATGCGTGAGGCCTCTTTCCGCTCTATAGGGGACATAGCAGAAGAACTTAAAGTTTCCAAAGCACAACTGGTACGGGTAGCTCAGATGCTTGGCTTTTCGGGTTATGCAGAACTTAAGACCTGCCTTCAGAAGGCTATACTGGAACAGATAAACCCTGCGGCCCTGCTTGCAAGGGCGGTCAGCAGCGGCGGAAGCTTCCCGGAGAGCCTTTACAGGGCAGAACATGCCAACCTTGATGACACAATGGCCCAGCTCTCACCCGAGGACACGGAAAAATTCTGCGATCTTGTAAGCTCTGCTGACACGGTCTATTGTGTAGGGTGGGGGATATCTTCCCTCGTAGTTGAACTCCTCCAGATGCGCCTTTCAGTCATGGGAAGAAAGGCCGTCTTTGTACACAGAGGCAGCCTTTCAATGTGGGAACAGGCCAGGTGCATCGGCGAGGGTGATCTGGTGGTCGTATGCGAACTGCCAAGCTATGCGGTCGAAGTCACGGAAGCTGTCGAAATGGCTCATAAGAACGGCGCAAAGGTCGTAACCATAACGGACAGTGCCGCAGCTCCCGTCTGCAGAAATGCAGAGCTCTCATTTTTTGTATCCGCAAACAGCCCCACTTTCGGCAGCAGCATTATAGGTCCACTCTTTTTGACTCATGTTCTGGCTTCCGCTCTGGCGATAACGCTTGAGGCAGATGCAAAAAGACATCTCGAAGAGCAGGCCGAATTCCTCCATGATGAGAGGATCTTCCACCCTATATTCGGCCTCAGATACTGA
- a CDS encoding NADH:flavin oxidoreductase has translation MFYKFERPPFKAKNRFIRSATWLGGADDKTGELSPAEIKRHSEIAAGGAGTLITGLAYISNEGKSFNREWGLHSDERINDVAMLSEEVHKFDSRLIVQLCHSGGQRDASLAEGTVSFSPSGGIHPMRDFGTCPLSSHDIKKVIADFGAAALRAKRGGADGVEIHGGHGFLLTQFLSPSINKRDDRYGGPFENRSRIFHEILDEVRAAVGDDFSIWFKISMAEGTEKGYGPEEGKALSVALLKSGADGIDVSSGTSYAGALNSPSILGVSAGESEAPFREYSKEIKKHASEKQLVILTGGLRSLPVMAGLIEDGTCDLLALSRPFIAEPDLINRWIEEDSRPTACISCNACFKTAKFGLVDCPILRDRNEGNWDPL, from the coding sequence TTGTTCTATAAATTTGAAAGACCCCCGTTCAAGGCAAAGAACCGGTTCATCCGTTCCGCTACCTGGCTTGGCGGTGCGGATGACAAGACTGGAGAGCTTTCCCCGGCGGAGATAAAACGTCATTCCGAGATCGCCGCAGGCGGCGCAGGCACACTGATCACCGGTCTGGCCTACATAAGCAATGAGGGGAAGTCTTTTAACAGAGAGTGGGGACTCCATTCTGACGAAAGGATAAATGACGTCGCCATGCTCTCTGAAGAAGTTCACAAGTTTGACTCCAGACTTATTGTTCAGTTATGCCACAGCGGCGGACAGCGCGACGCTTCTCTTGCAGAAGGAACGGTATCTTTTTCACCGTCAGGAGGCATCCATCCTATGCGCGATTTCGGGACCTGCCCCTTGTCCTCACATGACATAAAAAAGGTGATCGCGGATTTCGGAGCAGCTGCACTGAGAGCAAAAAGGGGCGGGGCTGACGGTGTTGAGATACACGGCGGTCATGGCTTTCTTCTTACCCAGTTTCTCTCTCCTTCCATAAACAAACGGGATGACAGATACGGCGGTCCCTTCGAAAACAGATCAAGGATCTTTCACGAGATCCTTGATGAGGTGAGGGCTGCTGTCGGCGATGACTTCAGCATCTGGTTCAAGATCAGCATGGCTGAAGGAACAGAGAAAGGATATGGCCCCGAAGAAGGAAAGGCCCTTTCCGTAGCTCTTTTGAAAAGTGGAGCTGACGGGATCGATGTTTCCTCCGGCACAAGCTATGCCGGTGCACTTAACTCGCCCAGCATCCTCGGAGTCTCCGCAGGAGAGTCCGAAGCTCCGTTCAGAGAATACTCGAAAGAGATCAAAAAACATGCCTCCGAAAAGCAGCTTGTCATCCTGACAGGCGGACTCAGAAGTCTTCCGGTCATGGCCGGACTCATAGAGGACGGTACCTGCGATCTTCTTGCCCTGAGCAGGCCTTTTATAGCGGAGCCTGACCTGATCAACAGATGGATCGAGGAAGACAGCAGGCCGACAGCCTGCATTTCCTGCAACGCCTGTTTCAAGACAGCTAAATTTGGACTTGTTGACTGCCCGATCCTCAGGGACAGGAACGAGGGCAACTGGGATCCGCTATGA
- a CDS encoding radical SAM protein, with the protein MNGPMKKLPFFLPFGGCRERCVYCSQATITGVEEMPSPEYVSSVLKELDGPREVCFFGGSFCRFGRSTIKEYLDSVANNAPEGSRIRFSTYPGDLAERSMRDLIRRYPIACIELGIPSLDPAVLSLCKREADPGIILADIKTIMDEGLPLGVQIMIGLPGQTMENSLADIRKLADSKGPLSWDLRLYPCLVLESTELETMMREGKYSPLPLDQAIEWGGIVLDSALSLGFNPIRIGLQESELLASKVRGGPHHPALGEMIASEALVRKLIKNNWTGPWVVPDEHLSKFTGHGCFGLRRLAEFAGSTTDAVSEKLSFFPPASKII; encoded by the coding sequence ATGAACGGACCCATGAAGAAGCTGCCGTTTTTTCTTCCTTTCGGCGGATGCAGGGAGAGATGCGTCTACTGCAGCCAGGCGACAATAACCGGCGTTGAGGAGATGCCTTCCCCTGAATATGTATCCTCGGTCCTGAAGGAACTGGACGGACCGAGGGAAGTCTGCTTTTTTGGCGGATCATTCTGCAGGTTCGGCCGGTCTACGATAAAGGAGTACCTTGATTCCGTTGCGAACAATGCGCCGGAAGGAAGCAGGATACGATTCTCAACATACCCCGGCGATCTGGCCGAGCGATCTATGAGGGATCTCATCAGGAGGTACCCCATTGCCTGTATTGAACTTGGCATACCTTCACTCGACCCTGCTGTCCTCTCTCTTTGCAAAAGGGAGGCTGACCCGGGGATCATTCTTGCTGATATCAAAACAATAATGGATGAGGGGCTGCCGCTGGGAGTTCAGATAATGATCGGCCTGCCGGGACAGACGATGGAGAACAGTTTAGCCGACATAAGAAAACTGGCAGATTCAAAGGGACCTCTTTCATGGGACCTCAGGCTTTATCCCTGCCTCGTGCTTGAAAGCACGGAGCTGGAGACTATGATGAGAGAAGGAAAGTATTCCCCGCTCCCACTGGATCAGGCCATTGAATGGGGAGGCATTGTTTTGGACTCTGCCCTTTCGCTGGGATTCAACCCGATCAGGATAGGGCTTCAGGAATCTGAACTGCTCGCGTCAAAGGTAAGAGGAGGACCGCATCATCCTGCGCTGGGTGAGATGATAGCGTCGGAAGCCCTTGTCAGGAAGCTGATAAAAAACAACTGGACCGGCCCATGGGTCGTCCCTGACGAACACCTTTCAAAATTTACCGGACACGGCTGCTTCGGACTCAGACGTCTGGCTGAATTTGCCGGTTCAACCACGGATGCCGTATCAGAAAAACTTTCATTTTTCCCACCTGCATCAAAGATAATCTGA
- a CDS encoding ImmA/IrrE family metallo-endopeptidase: MPPENNQETEAFSESVPQPPEVIPQWAVREGREWQRLSEFDILAKAEEITGLSLELMFEQLPAGVWGIHIVRGKRGRIYINASLPLIWRRFAIFHETYHLLNHRKGHRFWTHTFASMESFENRADTFAWAVIWPEWSEGDYRDWA; encoded by the coding sequence ATGCCTCCGGAAAATAATCAGGAGACTGAGGCCTTCTCCGAGTCTGTTCCCCAGCCCCCCGAAGTGATCCCTCAGTGGGCTGTCCGTGAAGGCAGGGAATGGCAAAGGCTGAGCGAATTCGACATACTGGCAAAGGCAGAGGAGATAACGGGGCTTTCGCTTGAGCTTATGTTTGAACAACTTCCCGCCGGTGTTTGGGGCATACATATTGTACGCGGGAAAAGAGGGAGGATCTACATCAATGCCTCTCTGCCTCTGATATGGAGGAGATTCGCCATATTCCACGAGACATATCACCTGCTGAACCATAGGAAGGGACACCGTTTCTGGACTCACACATTTGCATCCATGGAGAGCTTTGAAAACAGGGCTGACACGTTCGCCTGGGCAGTCATCTGGCCTGAATGGAGCGAGGGGGATTATAGGGATTGGGCATGA
- a CDS encoding helix-turn-helix domain-containing protein — protein MSLGNRIKTLRKAQNLTQQKLADKVDVSRIYVQALESNRRLPSMKLLQRLAPALNVDVTDLLMDFTSPDNPGRVQLESMLDNGELEIWYRSKKLTDKELKRVYRLIEAALDDWEAEDASGK, from the coding sequence ATGAGTCTTGGCAACAGGATTAAAACATTGCGCAAGGCGCAGAACCTGACACAGCAGAAACTTGCGGATAAGGTGGATGTGAGCAGGATATACGTACAGGCGCTGGAAAGCAACAGGAGACTACCTTCCATGAAGCTTCTGCAGAGGCTTGCACCCGCTCTCAATGTAGATGTCACAGATCTCCTCATGGATTTCACATCTCCCGACAACCCCGGAAGGGTCCAGCTGGAGTCGATGCTTGACAATGGGGAACTTGAGATCTGGTACCGCAGCAAAAAACTCACAGATAAGGAACTTAAGAGGGTATACCGTCTCATAGAAGCAGCTCTTGACGACTGGGAAGCAGAGGATGCCTCCGGAAAATAA
- a CDS encoding triphosphoribosyl-dephospho-CoA synthase, with protein MHRSGPPFDFFTYTRSILHFNRQVKHLPPEVLWRAASEAVIEEIVTAPKPGLVDPLGSGCHTDMDWHTFIRSAQAIEPFWEYQAMAGLSGTAPSDALKRLRYIGIEMEKKMFAATSGINTHKGLIFLLSLLLYGAGYSIYSKMDLTPENIAGNASAPVKGLVSKELGPLSEKNSSDKLTNCERLFLMHGITGARGEAERGFPSVIDCGLPALKRLYAMGASANSSHVAALLAIMASSEDSNVIHRGGYDFWQNEYKQMIKDTIERFDPLSEDFRPIEELEKKFIKSRISPGGAADLLSCTIFLHMVTKPACQQ; from the coding sequence TTGCATAGATCCGGGCCACCCTTTGATTTTTTTACATACACCAGAAGTATCCTTCACTTCAACAGACAAGTCAAGCATCTCCCCCCTGAAGTCCTCTGGAGGGCCGCTTCGGAAGCAGTCATAGAAGAGATAGTTACGGCACCCAAGCCGGGTCTGGTAGATCCCCTCGGATCGGGCTGCCACACTGATATGGACTGGCATACTTTCATCAGGAGCGCCCAGGCCATAGAGCCCTTCTGGGAATACCAGGCAATGGCCGGCCTTTCGGGGACGGCTCCTTCTGATGCTTTGAAGCGTCTCAGGTATATCGGGATCGAAATGGAGAAGAAGATGTTTGCAGCAACTTCAGGCATCAATACCCACAAGGGACTGATATTCCTCCTCTCACTGCTTTTGTACGGGGCAGGCTACTCCATTTATTCAAAAATGGACCTTACACCCGAAAATATCGCTGGCAATGCTTCCGCCCCGGTCAAGGGCCTCGTATCGAAAGAACTGGGGCCGCTTTCCGAAAAAAATTCTTCCGACAAGCTGACAAACTGCGAAAGGCTATTTCTTATGCACGGGATAACGGGAGCAAGAGGAGAGGCGGAGAGAGGTTTTCCTTCAGTAATTGACTGCGGGCTCCCGGCACTCAAACGACTTTATGCGATGGGAGCATCCGCTAACAGCTCGCATGTAGCGGCACTGCTGGCCATTATGGCCAGCAGTGAAGACAGCAACGTCATACATCGCGGAGGCTATGATTTCTGGCAGAATGAATACAAACAGATGATCAAAGATACGATAGAAAGGTTCGATCCCCTCTCAGAAGATTTTCGTCCGATAGAGGAACTGGAAAAAAAATTCATTAAATCAAGGATAAGCCCGGGCGGAGCTGCAGATCTTCTTTCGTGTACTATTTTTCTGCACATGGTAACTAAACCTGCTTGTCAACAATAA
- a CDS encoding lytic transglycosylase domain-containing protein → MILALAALFSIAALISLPAAATLCRQHVYQKWAGGWLAWKNDDPEAALEIWSDIGFSANFCVRPSRIDYWKIRALEKLGREPEAGLLKTELARKYPFDFYTFLLFRDGGAGSLSDACRSRAESLFYPNPWKKEVSAAAARTGVSESMILSVMRQESKFRENAVSRSGAQGLMQLMPSTARDESRSLKMDMIISEIKDPGNNILLGASYFARLSRRFGGDLPRTIAAYNAGMMPVTRWNTLYADDWVEWIEEIPYPETREYVRSVLENREMYKMISGEETGPPISVLTSEGPMPVEKLASVPRQKKSDM, encoded by the coding sequence TTGATACTTGCGTTGGCAGCTCTTTTTTCAATTGCGGCCCTGATATCCCTTCCGGCAGCGGCTACTCTCTGCAGACAGCATGTTTACCAAAAATGGGCAGGAGGATGGCTCGCCTGGAAAAACGACGACCCGGAGGCAGCCCTGGAAATATGGTCTGATATCGGTTTTTCGGCAAACTTCTGCGTGAGGCCTTCCAGAATAGATTACTGGAAGATAAGGGCACTGGAGAAATTGGGGCGGGAACCAGAGGCCGGCTTGCTGAAAACAGAGCTCGCGAGGAAATACCCCTTTGACTTTTATACATTTTTGCTCTTCAGAGACGGAGGGGCCGGATCATTGAGCGATGCCTGCAGAAGCAGGGCAGAAAGCCTTTTCTATCCCAATCCGTGGAAGAAAGAAGTCTCTGCCGCTGCAGCCCGGACCGGAGTATCCGAATCTATGATATTGTCGGTGATGAGACAGGAGAGCAAATTCAGGGAAAACGCAGTAAGCAGGTCCGGGGCACAGGGATTGATGCAGCTCATGCCTTCTACGGCAAGGGATGAGAGCCGTTCGCTGAAAATGGATATGATCATTTCAGAGATTAAAGACCCCGGAAACAACATACTGCTTGGAGCAAGCTATTTTGCGAGGCTGTCCCGAAGGTTCGGGGGAGATCTGCCGAGGACGATCGCGGCATACAATGCCGGAATGATGCCCGTGACAAGGTGGAACACCCTTTATGCAGATGACTGGGTGGAGTGGATAGAGGAGATCCCTTATCCTGAAACGAGGGAATATGTCAGGTCAGTACTTGAAAATCGTGAGATGTATAAAATGATATCGGGTGAGGAGACCGGACCTCCTATCTCCGTTTTGACGTCAGAGGGGCCGATGCCGGTGGAGAAGCTGGCATCGGTACCCAGACAGAAAAAATCGGACATGTGA
- a CDS encoding YbaK/EbsC family protein, which translates to MFIERSTDDFDPVEAVSSFLSDSGFDGRIFHTEETIFTVSDASSAVGAPEEEILKSILLRVNRGEYFALALMSGVNRVDTKKIKRMLGASHVSFANPEECSEWSGFKPGGVPPVGYPEQPRSFLDEDLFNYSEVWAAAGTDHAFFPISPAELMRITGGERADIKK; encoded by the coding sequence TTGTTCATTGAGAGGTCAACAGATGATTTCGATCCTGTGGAAGCTGTGAGCAGCTTTCTTTCGGATTCGGGTTTCGATGGCAGGATCTTCCACACTGAAGAGACGATATTCACGGTTTCTGACGCATCCTCTGCAGTCGGAGCTCCCGAAGAGGAGATACTGAAAAGCATACTCCTGAGGGTGAACAGGGGAGAATATTTTGCACTGGCCCTGATGTCAGGGGTAAACAGGGTCGATACGAAAAAGATAAAAAGAATGCTTGGTGCGTCCCATGTGTCCTTCGCAAATCCCGAGGAGTGCAGCGAATGGTCGGGATTCAAGCCGGGAGGGGTGCCCCCGGTAGGCTATCCCGAACAGCCAAGGTCTTTTTTGGACGAAGATCTCTTCAATTATTCCGAGGTCTGGGCTGCCGCAGGCACGGACCATGCATTTTTCCCTATCTCTCCTGCAGAGCTGATGAGGATAACCGGAGGAGAAAGAGCCGACATAAAAAAATAA
- the folK gene encoding 2-amino-4-hydroxy-6-hydroxymethyldihydropteridine diphosphokinase, with the protein MPEKARVLLSLGSNTGNRLLMLTKAQEELERRGFCITSRSRIWETFPWGLTDQPRFLNMCISAETELSPEEMLMTVKNIEVLLGRTKNLKWGPREIDIDIIAIGELVINGPDLTVPHSHMHERAFVLIPLREIDPCFRHPVTGMTPDEMLSLLPEEKMEWIV; encoded by the coding sequence ATGCCTGAAAAAGCCCGTGTTCTGCTCTCCCTTGGCTCAAACACCGGCAACAGGCTCCTGATGCTGACAAAAGCACAGGAAGAGCTTGAACGGAGAGGCTTTTGCATTACATCCAGAAGCAGGATATGGGAGACTTTCCCATGGGGACTGACAGATCAGCCCAGATTCCTCAATATGTGCATAAGCGCAGAAACCGAGCTCTCTCCGGAAGAAATGCTCATGACCGTAAAAAATATTGAGGTACTGCTTGGACGCACAAAAAATCTTAAATGGGGACCGCGTGAGATCGATATCGACATCATAGCGATCGGGGAACTCGTGATCAACGGACCCGATCTTACCGTCCCGCACAGCCACATGCATGAGAGGGCATTTGTCCTGATCCCTCTCAGAGAGATAGACCCCTGTTTCAGGCATCCGGTGACAGGAATGACGCCGGACGAGATGCTGTCTCTCCTTCCGGAAGAAAAAATGGAGTGGATAGTTTAA